A genomic window from Vitis riparia cultivar Riparia Gloire de Montpellier isolate 1030 chromosome 16, EGFV_Vit.rip_1.0, whole genome shotgun sequence includes:
- the LOC117932964 gene encoding protein LOW PSII ACCUMULATION 2, chloroplastic codes for MAVLIQKPHVLLHTPILITPTKPRLRIKCQDSSEPQKPSTSAQPTSPGQGFGSASSTVKTAVNKKKEKGRRERASIIRRSPVQKPGFLGVEEQGESKEQGRNESAFLLAWLGLGGIILVEGIVLAASGFLPEEWDKFFVKYLYPSFTPTVFLFVAGTVAYGVLKYLQNEEIKTPK; via the exons atggcaGTGCTAATCCAAAAGCCGCACGTTCTCCTCCACACACCAATTCTCATCACCCCCACCAAACCCAGACTCAGAATCAAGTGCCAGGACTCCTCTGAGCCTCAAAAGCCCTCCACCAGTGCCCAACCCACTTCTCCAGGACAGGGCTTTGGATCCGCTTCTTCAACTGTCAAAACAGCAGTCaataagaagaaagagaagggtAGAAGGGAGAGGGCATCCATAATCCGTCGATCACCAGTTCAAAAACCGGGGTTTCTTGGTGTAGAAGAACAGGGCGAGTCTAAGGAGCAGGGTAGAAATGAGAGTGCTTTTCTTCTTGCTTGGCTAGGCCTTGGTGGGATCATTCTTGTGGAGGGCATTGTTCTTGCTGCTTCTG GCTTCCTACCAGAAGAGTGGGATAAATTCTTTGTGAAGTATCTATACCCATCTTTCACCCCAACAGTCTTCTTGTTTGTTGCTGGAACTGTTGCATATGGAGTGCTTAAGTACCTGCAGAACGAGGAAATCAAAACCCCGAAATGA
- the LOC117932901 gene encoding protein EXORDIUM-like 3, with amino-acid sequence MAYSATQMGQGCVRRFSAPTLPMLLALILLFLHLFAGTAVAWRPWPNHNVNATDLQFGGSKKYEGSSEFVHLRYHMGPVLTENITVNIIWYGTWQRAQKKIIREFINSISSRDAKRPSVAGWWRTVTLYTDQTGANISRSLHLAAEKSDRFYSHGKKLTRLSIQSVIKSAVTAKTKPLPINPKSGIYLLLTSDDVYVQDFCGQVCGFHYFTFPSIVGYTLPYAWVGNSAKLCPGMCAYPFAVPDYIPGLKPLKSPNGDAGIDGMISVIGHEIAELATNPLVNAWYAGTDPVFPVEIADLCEGIYGTGGGGSYTGQLLDGEDGATYNMNGIRRRFLVQWLWSHVLSYCTGPNALDQ; translated from the coding sequence ATGGCATACTCAGCCACTCAAATGGGCCAGGGCTGTGTCCGCCGGTTCTCGGCGCCCACTCTTCCCATGCTTCTCGCCCTTATCCTACTTTTCCTACACCTCTTCGCCGGCACCGCCGTCGCTTGGCGGCCGTGGCCTAATCACAATGTAAACGCCACCGATCTCCAGTTCGGCGGCTCCAAGAAGTACGAGGGCTCATCGGAGTTCGTCCACCTCAGGTACCACATGGGTCCGGTGCTGACGGAGAACATCACCGTCAACATCATCTGGTACGGCACGTGGCAGAGGGCCCAGAAGAAGATCATCCGGGAGTTCATCAACTCGATCTCCTCCCGCGACGCCAAGCGGCCCTCCGTCGCCGGATGGTGGCGCACGGTGACGCTCTACACCGACCAGACGGGCGCCAACATCTCCCGCTCGCTGCACCTCGCGGCAGAGAAGAGCGACCGGTTCTACTCCCACGGGAAGAAGCTCACCCGCTTATCGATACAGTCTGTGATCAAAAGTGCGGTGACAGCCAAAACGAAGCCGTTGCCCATCAACCCAAAAAGTGGGATCTACCTGCTCCTCACATCTGATGACGTGTACGTCCAGGATTTCTGCGGTCAGGTCTGTGGCTTCCACTACTTCACCTTCCCATCAATAGTGGGCTACACGCTGCCGTACGCCTGGGTGGGCAACTCCGCCAAACTATGCCCAGGCATGTGCGCCTACCCCTTCGCCGTACCGGATTACATCCCGGGCCTCAAACCGCTAAAATCACCCAACGGTGACGCAGGCATAGACGGAATGATAAGCGTGATTGGCCACGAGATTGCTGAACTGGCAACGAACCCCCTGGTGAACGCATGGTACGCCGGGACGGACCCAGTTTTTCCAGTGGAGATTGCGGATCTCTGTGAGGGGATTTACGGCACTGGCGGTGGGGGTTCATACACCGGTCAGCTCTTAGACGGCGAGGATGGCGCCACGTACAACATGAATGGCATCAGACGGCGGTTCTTGGTTCAGTGGCTGTGGAGCCACGTGCTAAGTTATTGCACTGGCCCGAACGCACTGGATCAGTAA